The DNA segment ACCCCTCTTGGTTTCTGTCTTAATCTAGGATGGAGGataaaacaataacaactaaaaaaaacaaactactcaatatgttttcttttcttaataggTGAGCTGAGAGAACACTTTGCACAATTTGGCCATGTACGAAAATGTACTGTTCCTTTTGTGAgtattaccttttttaaaaaaagcaataatgttttcctctaatttttgATTATTCGTTGTCAAAGCATATCAGTTTACATGAATTGGTAATGGAGTGAAGCTGTTCAGTCTTTGTTGATTAAATTATGGGtgatactgattaaaaaaaaacaagccttATCCTAGGTATTCGAGGCAtttatgttagtttttttttaattgatgcatAAAATTATCACAAATGTAATGGCTCAAAACAACACATACGCATGATCTCACAGAGTTCAGAGATCAGGAGTCCAGGCATAGCTTTGCTGGGTCCTCTGTTCAGGGATTCATGTAAGAGACAGTTCAGGTGTCTGTCCGCCGGAGCGGCAGAATCCAGGTGTCTGTCAGCTGGAGAGGCTCAGCCGGGGTAGGTTGATTTCCCAGCTCCCTTgggttttggtagaattcatctttCAACTGTAGGGCTGGGGTATCTGCTTTCTTGCTGGCTTTCAGCTGGAGGCTGGTCTCAGGTCCTCGAAACTACCTGCAGTTGCTTATTACCCAGCTTGTTACCTTGTTACATCCCTCTCATGGAGGCCCTCTCTCAACATGGCAGCTTGCTTCAAAGTCAGCAAGGGAGTTTCTCTAGTCTGCTAAGACAGTTTTATAATTTAGTCTTCAGAGGGACACCCCCATCTTCTTGTTCAAGGGAGCAACATCCTGTCACTTTTACTGTATTCTTTTGGTTAGAAGCATGTCATAGGTCCTGCCCACATTCAGGGGGAGAGGACTATACAGAGGGTAACATGGTGGAACACATGGAGGTCTTGGGGCCATTTTGGGATTTTGTCTATTACAGTATTATAATAAGGACTTTGAGAGAGTAGAGGATAATTTATCATAAAACTTAACTGGTGGAGAAAATTTTCACCTTTATCCTCACGGAGTTGAGTGCTTTTTTTGGaggtgctgggtttttgttgctgcacgggcttctcattgcagtggcttctcattcGGAGCACAGGTTCTacggcacgtgggcttcagtagttgtggtagaTGGGCTCAGCTGCGGCTCCTgggcttcagagcacaggctccgtagttgtgcACAGGCTCTTgtcccagggcatgtgggatcttcccagaccaaggatcgaacccacgtctcctgccaaCACTgggaggtggagtctttaccattgagccactagggaagcccaggttgaGTGCTTTCGGTGTGTTTCTGTTTGTtacattttctttgctttctcctgaGGGTTTAAAAATCAAgctatgggaattccctggtggtctagtggttaggactcacaactgccaagggtgtgggttcaatctctggttggagaactaacatcctacaaaaataatgaagtaaataAAGTAATAGAGTcctttacttaaaagaaaaaagtcttttaaaaaaaatcactgtataaATTTGTTCTTTATCCTGAGCTGTATTTTTCTGTGGACTTTCTTAAATTATTGTTTTAGGGTGTGTGACGAGTACACTTACAGTTTACACGTGCTTCACTAAAATTGCTTTTTTCTTCATGGCACTGAAAAGGCTGTGGTAAAGTATCAAGTAACTTAAATTCTTAACTATTGGCTTAACGTTACTTGCCTTACAAAAATCTAACAGATTATGTATATCCAGCTATAGTGAAGGTATAAGGAAACTGGTACTAAATTGTTGAGTTTAACTGATACTGTCACTGAAGGGTAATTTGGCAAAATCTGTCAACGTTTAAGATTTGCCTTTGACTctagagaaagcctatgtgctaccacaaagacccagtgcagccaaaaggaaAAGTAAGtagcaaaaaggaaagaggaggatTTGCTTTGATCTAAAGTTTCCATTTCTAAAGATTGATTTTATAGAAATGTGAGGTGAGGGATGTTCAAAACAGCATTGTTTAGTAATGTAATTGGAAAGAAGGTAAGTGTTCATCAGTGGGGTTGGTTGAATAGATATTAATTCACTGATACAATGGCATTTTTGTAGCTGATTAAAAGAATGAGGCATGTGTATTACAGACATGAAAATCAGTAAGCTTGAAAAAATAGTTTTACAAAGTGTATGAAATTGGCATTTTTtgaggaatattaaaaaatgtttctccaaAAGGTAACATTTTTCTTGGTTGCCTTTTAcctcttaaaaatataaagaataacaaCTTAGGACCTGGAGTTAGCAGATTTTAAACAATAGAAGTCTTTGATTCGTAGGAAAATTAATGGGTAATATAACAGGAAAATATAGGGAAGCCAGAATCTGCTGTATAGGTTGGATGATAAGCACTCTTAACCCAGAAGTGTAAACTAGGTAAGTAAaggtaatttttcctttttcctcaggAGCATGTAATGGTAATGATGATAGTTGTGATGAGGGTGATTAGTTTCAGAAATTACCATAAATGCTCTTAGGTTTGAAGGTTTAATTTCCTAGTTTCTAGAAGTGAGTTAGAAACAGGTAGAGTTCTTTATCAAAATTTCCCTTGACTATTGCTGCTAGTGTGGTTTTTATCTCAAACAACACAGAAAGCACTTTGCTCATGTTTTAGAGTGTGTTAAGATTAACAGATTAAGCTTTGGGCAAATAAGAGTATTTGTATTAAAGCAGGGTTTTtgatactttttaattaaaatgtcttGTATTCCATTTTGGCAAATGAAAAAGTTGGTGGTTTGATTTGGAACACCTGGAACCTTTCTCAAGTTCATGATTAATTTCTTcctaaattttgaatttttaaggaCAAAGAGACTGGCTTTCACAAAGGTATGGGTTGGATTCACTTTTCTTCAGAAGAAGAACTTCACAATGCACTACAACAGGAGAATCATATTATTGATGGAGTaaaggtaaatatttttctgtactgTATCATGTGAGTTTTCTGTATACCAGTTAAATAGGTCAGAAGTGTGAAATGAAAGGGATTTTGGACGATTTGTAACTTAATGTTTGTTAAAGAATGGTGATGGTGGGAGAGTTCccagttctaaaaggtctggaGACTTAAGTACAAGAAGACACTTTAATGGTTAGCAAGATACATGGAACAGTGGAAACACCAGGGAGACCTTGGTTGAAATACTGACTTTCCCACTTACTATGTGACcttgagaagactcttttgagagtcccttggactgcaaggagatccaaccagtccatcctaaaggaaatcagtcctgaatattcattagaaggactgatgctgaagctgaagctccaatactttggtcacctgatgcgaagaactgagtcattagaaaagaccctggtgctgggaaagattgaaggcaggaggagagggggatgacagaggatgagatggctggatggcatcaccgactggatggacatgagtttgagcaagctctgggagttggtgatggacagggaaccctggcatgctgcagttcatggggttgcagagttggacgcaactgagcttcttaactgaattgaactgatgtgaccttgggccagaCTGATTTACAAATTTTAACGGGAGTTCAGGGAGCCTTAAGTACAAGGAACAAATAACATCCTTTGGCTCACTGGTGCTGATCCCTCATAGAACAGCAGTTTTCAGTTTTAATGTTTTTGCAGACATTGACTTTCCTTACAGTGCTGAATTTTCTCCCCCCCCCAGCTCCATGTTCAACCTCAAAAACCCAAAGCTttgcaaggagaccaaacatCTGATGAAGAGAAAGATTTTTGAGACCCTCACTGCCTActgaataaagtaaataaaagagaGGAAGTTTTgtctaaatgtttttatttgaaacaaATAGCTGCACCAAGCAAGAGCTTACTTTCCCCACTCCAAATCAACAGCACAACAGGGGCAAACATCATTTGGCAGGACAGTTCCAATATGCGAATATCCTTCTTTCTACTTGCTGTGATTGGGGTCACTTTATTCATAAGCAGTCATTTTTAGACAAAATATTAACCCCAAAGTACTAACGTCTCTTGAAAGTGGCCTTAATTTCACGTGTGGGGCAGTATTTTCTATAAATGCCAAAAGGTAGGAGAAGCACAAACacaacccatttttaaaaaaactaaataattcaAAGTAGAACTTTTCCAtacccccctccctctcctgtaATAAAAAGTAGTGCTGGGCTCTGACACCCAGATTTGGTTTTTATCCTGGCCATGTACAAAGTGTTCCCCATATGACTTGCATCATTAGGGTTATCAATAACAGTTCGTTCACTCTGAACAAAGTATctactccttccttctctttttgccttcatgcTCATGTTCCTTGGGACGGCTGCTATCTGAGGGTCTTTTAGAGCCACCGTGTTGCTTGGCTTCTTCCAAAAATTTGTCCAAACCGAAGGGATCCTCCTCAAACTGAACTGGTCCTTCTCGGCCTCTTTGTCTACGGTCTGAACCAGAAAACTCCTTATCGGGAACAAATctagggaaaaagagaaatgactATGAACCACTTTATTTTCACTGGTGTAGATGTTAAAACTGAGCGGTCTGCCCTGGTACCTGTTAGTCTTTATTCTGGCTTCTAGGTCATCTCCATACATGTCCTTGTCCAGATTTTTACTGGGCCTGTAAATATTCTGGGCCATATCTTTTCCACCTCTCCAAGCTTGATCATAAACATTGTAAATTTCATCTTCCCCACATCCAAAACCACTGTCCATACCCTGTGGAAAAATAGACATTAAAGTGTGCAAGTTTTTATTAAAAGTTGAATCAGATTACATTCTTAGGAAGAGTAAACCCTTGCTCATTTACAGCTTACATGTTCAACAATCTGAACTACAAATTAAAAAGGTTATTAAAAAATGGTCacaggaggggatatatgtatacctatggctgattcatgttgaggtctgacagaaaaaagtctgtaaagcaattatccttcaataaaaaaaaaacggTCAcagttattcttttttcttcatatcaCCTTTGGGTCCTTACATTAAATATGGTACTCATTAACGACTGTTTTAGCAAAGTGGTCTTTAAAACTGGAGGATACTAGTATAAGCAGGCACTTGACAATCCATTTGTGCAGACACAGTTGCAAGATGAAAGAACTGCAAAGCATTTTATCTGATGCCATTTATAGTAGTAATGTTAAACCCCTTAACTGTGTGAGAACACTATTGAAGTGTAACACAATATTCTCAATGAAAATCTCAAGTCAACAAACTTGTATTGTGATGGTTCATTAATATAAGAAGGTGCCTTTTGATAAAACTTTTCctcacaacttttcttttttttttggtttcgaAGGTAGACTTTGTTATTCATGAAACGGTATCCTGGGGTGTGAGGGGTCATGGTCTCTGTTGAACCATGGTTATGGCCTAGAAGCGGGAAGCCAGGCCCTGACTCAGCTGGTGCAGGGTCGGGGCGAGGACCTGGGTTCTCCTGATGTGGTTACAGCCGTGCTGGGGACGTGTGTACCCTGTCACCCCCCTGGTGGGTCCGTGAGTCTGTCCTGCTGTGACTCGGATACCATGCTCTCAGCATGTTTGCTGGAACAATCCGCAGGGTGACTCCCAGCCTTGCAGGGGAAGATGGGACCCCTCTATACCCCAGAAGACATTTATACTTCTGTATTCTTAGCACAGTCTGCCTTGtctttatttatatacatgtatctgtctTTTCCAGTAGACTTGCAGGTTCCTTGAGTGTTAAGACATGTCTACCTTTGATCTCACTGACTTACATAACAGTAAATCATCAATGTTGGGTGAATTAAAACATAAAGGGACTTTCTCAGGCCTAAGGTGTTCTAGCTAGTTAATGACAACTGATACTAGAAATCAGACTTTCTGATGAGTACTTTGGTTTTATAGCTTCATTTTTCAAAGATCCCAAGTTTGTGTTTTTAtagcattaaaaaattatttttgcaaatATCGACAAAAAATAACCCAAGAGACACTTTTATAGGACACTGGCTctattatagaaataaaagacTCACATACCAGAACCAAGTTTTACTacctaatttctttcattttctaacaGTGTCTCAAATCCTAGCCAACTCTAAGAGCTATTCTAACTTGTTTCTTAAGTTACAATATGCAacttctgacttttttttccccatcacacCAGCATACCTTAGGCTGATGCAAATGTCTCATATGCtaattttcttttccctgaaGATTGTCATTTGTATCAACACTTAAGACATGCTATTTCTAGACTCTGTGTACCTTGGATTGGTTGAAGAGCCTTTGGTCATACTGAACTTCATTGGAAGTCCGAGGGTTGGGCACGCCAAGAGCAATGACTTCACTGATGTCtcgattttcatttctctgcagtTTCGATCTGTTTTGAAATACCATGCCACAAATTGAAACTTCTTCACAGACAAGACGAATTTCAACTTCAGTACGACCATTATCAGAAGCAGAGGAAATAAATACGTCCAGTTCACATCTTATGAACATATATATTCCTTGATAAGGCACAATTAGGATGGCATTTCTTACAGTATTTCagatacatgattattggaagaGACAGGGTTTTACAATTAGGCATTCCTGATACAGAAAAGAACTGctagagatttcttttttcccttgaggAAAATACAGAACTACAACATTATAATTTGACATCTAAACACTACACAAAGTGATCACCACCAAAGTGTAGTTACTGTCAATCACCATACAGTTGACCTCCTTCACCCATTTCACTAATTCCTCAACCCCCTtctctggtaaccaccagtctgttctatctatgagtttttgttttgttttttgtagatTTCACGTGAGTGAAATCACaccctgtttctctttctctgacttactacaCTTAGCATACCTTCAAGGTTTACCCAGGTTATCACAGACAGCAAGATTtcacttttatggctgagttcTATTctaatgtgtacacacacacacacacacaccccttctttatctatttatctgttgatgggtaCTTAGCCTGCTTCCACATCTTGagtactgtaaataatgctgcagtgatcatcagttcagttcagtaactcagtcgtgtctgactctttgcaaccccatgaattgcagcatgccaggcctccttgcctgtcaacaactcccggagttcactcaaactcatgtccatcgagtcggtgatgccatccagccatctcattctctgtcgtccccttctcctcctgtccccaatccctcccagcatcagagtcttttccaatgagtcaactcttcgcatgaggtggccaaagtactggagtttcagctttagcatcattccttccaaagaatcccagggttgatctccttcagaatggactggttggatctccttgcagtccaagggactctgaagagtcttctccaataccacagttcaaaagcatcaattcttcagtgctcagctttcttcacagtccaactctcacatccatacatgaccacaggaaaaaccatagccttgactagatggacctttgttggcaaagcaatgtctctgcttttaatatgctgtctaagttggtcataacttccttccaaagagtaagcgtcttttaatttcatggctgcagtcaccatctgcagtgattttggagcccagaaaaataaagtctgacactgtttccccatctatttcccacgaagtgatgggaccggatgccatgatcttcgttttctgaatattgagctttaagtcaacttttttactctcctctttcactttcatcaagaggctttttagttcctcttcactttctgccataaaggtggtatcatctgcatatctgaggttattgatatttctcccggcaatcttgattccagcgtgtgcttcctccaggccagcgtttctcatgatgttctctgcatagaagttaaataagcagggtgacaatatacagccttgacgtacttgttttcctatttggaaccagtctgttgttctgtgtccagttctaactgttgcttcctgacctgcatacagatttcttaagaggcaggtcaggtggtctggtattcccatctctttcagaattttccacagttgattgtgatccacacagtcaaaggctttctcatagtcaataaagcagaaagagatgtttttctggaactctcttgctttttttgatgatccagcaatgttggcaatttgatctctggttcctctgccttttctaaaaccagcttgaacatctggaagttcacggttcacgtattgctgaagcctggcttggagaattttgagcattactttactagcgtgtgagatgagtgcaacggtgcagtagtttgagcattctttggcattgcctttctttggaattggaatgaaaactgaccttttccagtcctgttgccactgctgagttttccaaatttgcgggcatattgagtgcagcactttcacagcatcatcttttaggatttgaaagagctcaactggagttccatcacctccaccagctttgttcatagtgatgttttctaaggcccacttgacttcacattccaggatgtctggctctaggtgaatgatcacaccatcatgattatcttggtcatgaagatcttttttgtacagttgttctgtgtatccttgccatctcttcttagtatcttctgcttctcttaagtccataccatttctgtcctttatcaagcccatctttgcatgaaatgttcccttggtatctctaattttcttgaagagatctctagtctttcccattctgttgttttccgctatttctttgcactgatcactgaggaaggctttcttatctcttgctattctttggaactctgcattcagatgcttatatctttccttttctcctttgcttttcgcttctcttcttttcacagctatttgtaaggcctccccagtcagccattttgctttttttcattttttttccatgggaatggtcttgatccctgtcttcctgtacaatgtccacgaacctccgtccacagttcatcaggctccctgtctatcagatctagttccttaaatctatttctcacttccactgtataatcataaaggatttgatttaggtcatacctgaatggtctagtggttttccctactttcttccatttaagaaaCCTGACACAgttctgacagaatatggtccactggagaatggaatggcaaaccaatattcttgccttgagaaacccatgaacagtatgaaaagacaaaaagttaggatactgaaagaggaactctctgggtcggtaggtgcccaatatgctactggagatcagtggagaagtaactccagaaagaatgaagggatggagccaaagcaaaaacaatacccagttgtggatgtgactggtgagagaaacAAGGatggatgctgtaaagagcaatattgcataggaacctggaatgttaggtccatgaatcaaggcaaattggaagtggtcaaacaggagatggcaagattgaactcgacattctaggaatccaagaactaaaatggactggaatgggtgaatttaacccagattaccactgtatctactactgtgggcaggaattccttagaagaaatggagtagccatcatggtcaacaaaagagtctgaaatgcagtacttggatgcaatctcaaaaacgacaggataatctctgttcgtttccaaggcaaaccattcaatatcacggtaatccaagtatgccccaaccagtaatgctgaaaaagctgaagttgaatggttctatgaagacctacaagaccttttagaaccaacacccaaaaaagatgtccttttcgttataggggactggaatgcaaaagtaggaagtcaagaaacacctggagtaacacgcaaatctggccttggaatacggaatgaagcagggcaaaggctaatagagttttgccaagagaacgcactggtcatagcaaacaccctcttccaacaacacaagagaagactctacacacagacatcaccagatggtcaacaccgaaatcagactgattatattctttgcagccaaacatacagaagctctatacagtcagcagaaacaagaccaggagcggactgtggctcagatcatgaactccttaatgcagTGATCACAGGGATGCTTATaccttttgaattagtgttttgtattcttcagataaatacccagaagtggaaaagctggatcatatggcagttttactcttattaatattttgaggaatctccatagtgtttTCTATATTGACTGCACCAATTcatactcccaccaacagtgcatgcgggttccctttgctctacatcctctccaatgcttgctatttcttatctttctgataacagccattctaacaggtgtgtggttttgatttgcatttcctcataattagtgatgttgattattttttcatgtgcttcttgaccatctgcatgtcttctttggaaaaatgtctattcagagccTCTGCCCATTTAGCTGGGTTGTTTTTAGTTGAGGTGTAGTTCTTTCTATAGCTTGGCTATCAACCTCATGttgaatatatgatttgcaagtatctTCTCCCACTCAGTAGGCTGCCTTTTTGTTCTGATGATGGCTTCCTTCATCGTATGAAAGTTTTTATTCTGAtacagtcccatttgtttatttctcctttgtttcttttgcctttggAGTCAGATTCACAAAATCATtgctaagaccaatgtcaaaCGGCTTACTACCTAGtgttcttctagaaattttacagTTTAAGGTCTTACATTCAAACCCTTAACtgcttttgagtttttttgtgcATGGTATAAggttttccttcttttgcatgtagccATCCAGTTTTTCCAATAGCACCTATAGAACAGGCTGTACTTTCTCAAAAGAATCATTCTTAATACAAGCAATCTTCTTGTAACACATGCTGAGATATGAAACTGCTATGGTCTGTATCTGCTATTATTATAAAGGGTTAGGGGGACTGGATGCAAATTAGGTATACCACA comes from the Budorcas taxicolor isolate Tak-1 chromosome 10, Takin1.1, whole genome shotgun sequence genome and includes:
- the SLIRP gene encoding SRA stem-loop-interacting RNA-binding protein, mitochondrial codes for the protein MAASAARGAMALRTNIARPVAFVRKIPWTAASSELREHFAQFGHVRKCTVPFDKETGFHKGMGWIHFSSEEELHNALQQENHIIDGVKLHVQPQKPKALQGDQTSDEEKDF